From the genome of Seriola aureovittata isolate HTS-2021-v1 ecotype China chromosome 6, ASM2101889v1, whole genome shotgun sequence, one region includes:
- the eef1db gene encoding eukaryotic translation elongation factor 1 delta b (guanine nucleotide exchange protein) isoform X3, with protein MSTVDFLAQEKIWFDKPRYDEAERRFYERMNGPSQPTQDVGANTILQDIARARENIQKSLAGLKTTLCKRGTGQPPISQHSQLSTSSSSAADQGEIVSRIKSLELENQSLHKVVDNLRAALSKLECRVAVLEKSPVAVTSAPAHSVPYTNGTTVQQKTSAPVEEEDDDDDDDIDLFGSDEDEEADKLKEQRLKEYAEKKAKKPTIIAKSSILLDVKPWDDETDMAKLEECVRSVQTDGLLWGTSKLVPVGYGIKKLQIACVVEDDKVGTDLLEEEITKFEDYVQSVDVAAFNKI; from the exons ATGAGCACCGTCGACTTTCTGGCCCAGGAGAAGATCTGGTTCGACAAACCTCGCTATGACGAGGCAGAGAGACGCTTCTATGAGCGCATGAATGGCCCCTCACAACCAACACAG gATGTTGGAGCTAACACCATTTTGCAAGACATTGCACGGGCCCGAGAAAACATCCAGAAATCTCTTGCAGGA CTGAAGACTACACTGTGTAAGAGAGGAACTGGTCAACCTCCCATAAGCCAACACTCCCAGCTT agcaccagcagcagcagcgccgcTGATCAAGGAGAAATCGTCTCTCGCATCAAGAGCCTAGAGCTGGAGAACCAAAGCTTACACAAAG TGGTGGATAACTTAAGGGCAGCGCTTTCCAAACTGGAATGTCGGGTAGCGGTTCTGGAGAAATCTCCTGTGGCTGTGACCTCGGCTCCCGCCCATTCTGTCCCTTACACAAAT GGCACTACCGTCCAGCAGAAAACCAGTGCCCCagttgaggaggaggacgacgacgacgatgatgacATTGATCTGTTCGGTAGTGATGAAGACGAAGAGGCAGATAAACTGAAAGAGCAGAGATTGAAAGAGTACGCAGAGAAGAAGGCCAAGAAACCCACCATCATCGCCAAGTCCTCCATCTTATTGGATGTCAAACCT tgggATGATGAAACAGACATGGCGAAGCTGGAGGAGTGTGTGCGCTCAGTTCAGACTGACGGTCTGTTATGGGGCACATCCAAGCTGGTTCCTGTGGGTTACGGCATCAAGAAGCTCCAGATTGCATGTGTGGTGGAGGACGACAAGGTGGGAACAGACTTGCTTGAGGAGGAGATCACCAAGTTTGAAGACTAT GTCCAGAGTGTCGATGTAGCAGCCTTTAACAAGATCTGA
- the eef1db gene encoding eukaryotic translation elongation factor 1 delta b (guanine nucleotide exchange protein) isoform X2, which produces MMSKKIPQCSAADQSEHEPNHCQVDRSANAALGCRNKTESGQRNGETASSSPESGSLNGDGKRSGKSRRRKKRSSNPESRPEEKVDSKTKTEGKPAKKPSQPSDPRAGLMALRSECANVWFERSSYERAESLYQCWLANSSNGTTQSKRSPPARGKHSNSPSAPSSVSGLACHHGDQVACHHVVQSVWVNKTTFDQAERRFVEASMQPSIPNSLNLPSPPNRSIAPRTPDEGYQSLVLTPATPVIQQAAVTPTNRQSINGLPRIPVELLRDVWLEKPLYDRAEAAFYQKLYGNNSSKRSSCTSTSRSSDHPQSLVEEEEEEEEEDNEEAVVEEKRVVQQGKAEVFHALHPIQEEEEPAEVPEKEASSGAGVRYLLHPDSERVWLDKWRYDAAESRFHGYSGNKAVVVKKGRRPEAEASPVASTAPLRDNNMSTVDFLAQEKIWFDKPRYDEAERRFYERMNGPSQPTQDVGANTILQDIARARENIQKSLAGSTSSSSAADQGEIVSRIKSLELENQSLHKVVDNLRAALSKLECRVAVLEKSPVAVTSAPAHSVPYTNGTTVQQKTSAPVEEEDDDDDDDIDLFGSDEDEEADKLKEQRLKEYAEKKAKKPTIIAKSSILLDVKPWDDETDMAKLEECVRSVQTDGLLWGTSKLVPVGYGIKKLQIACVVEDDKVGTDLLEEEITKFEDYVQSVDVAAFNKI; this is translated from the exons ATGATGTCTAAGAAGATCCCCCAGTGCTCTGCAGCCGATCAGTCAGAGCATGAACCCAACCACTGTCAGGTGGACCGGTCTGCGAACGCAGCACTGGGGTGTAGGAACAAGACTGAATCAGgccagagaaatggagagacGGCATCATCCTCCCCAGAGAGTGGTAGCTTGAATGGAGATGGAAAGCGCAGCGGGAAAAGCCGACGCCGCAAGAAACGTTCATCTAATCCTGAGAGCCGCCCTGAAGAGAAGGTAGACAGTAAGACCAAGACCGAAGGGAAGCCAGCCAAAAAGCCGAGCCAGCCATCTGACCCCCGTGCTGGTCTGATGGCTCTACGGTCGGAGTGTGCTAATGTGTGGTTTGAACGCAGCAGCTACGAGCGAGCCGAGAGCCTCTACCAGTGCTGGTTGGCAAACTCTTCCAATGGGACCACCCAATCAAAACGGTCACCTCCGGCACGAGGGAAACACTCAAACTCTCCATCCGCTCCATCTTCAGTCTCAGGACTGGCTTGCCACCATGGCGATCAGGTGGCTTGTCATCATGTTGTCCAGTCAGTGTGGGTGAACAAGACAACCTTTGACCAAGCAGAACGCCGCTTTGTTGAAGCGTCCATGCAGCCGTCCATTCCAAACTCTCTGAACCTCCCATCCCCACCTAACCGCTCCATCGCACCCAGAACTCCTGATGAAGGATATCAGTCTCTAGTTCTGACTCCTGCGACCCCTGTGATCCAGCAGGCAGCCGTCACACCAACCAATCGACAGTCGATCAACGGATTGCCTCGCATCCCAGTGGAGTTGCTTAGGGATGTGTGGCTGGAGAAACCGCTGTATGACCGTGCGGAAGCTGCCTTTTATCAGAAACTATATGGCAACAATTCCTCCAAGCGCTCCAGCTGCACCTCCACATCCAGAAGTAGCGACCATCCTCAAAGCCttgtggaagaggaggaggaggaggaagaagaagacaatGAAGAGGCGGTGGTGGAGGAAAAACGGGTGGTGCAGCAGGGTAAAGCCGAAGTCTTTCACGCTCTGCACCCGAtccaagaagaagaggagcCAGCTGAGGTCCCCGAGAAGGAAGCCTCGTCGGGGGCAGGAGTCCGTTACCTCCTTCACCCAGACAGCGAGCGGGTGTGGCTGGACAAGTGGCGTTATGATGCTGCAGAGAGCCGTTTCCATGGATACAGTGGGAATAAAGCTGTGGTGGTGAAGAAAGGTCGCAGGCCAGAGGCTGAGGCCTCACCAGTTGCCTCCACCGCCCCACTGAGGGACAA CAACATGAGCACCGTCGACTTTCTGGCCCAGGAGAAGATCTGGTTCGACAAACCTCGCTATGACGAGGCAGAGAGACGCTTCTATGAGCGCATGAATGGCCCCTCACAACCAACACAG gATGTTGGAGCTAACACCATTTTGCAAGACATTGCACGGGCCCGAGAAAACATCCAGAAATCTCTTGCAGGA agcaccagcagcagcagcgccgcTGATCAAGGAGAAATCGTCTCTCGCATCAAGAGCCTAGAGCTGGAGAACCAAAGCTTACACAAAG TGGTGGATAACTTAAGGGCAGCGCTTTCCAAACTGGAATGTCGGGTAGCGGTTCTGGAGAAATCTCCTGTGGCTGTGACCTCGGCTCCCGCCCATTCTGTCCCTTACACAAAT GGCACTACCGTCCAGCAGAAAACCAGTGCCCCagttgaggaggaggacgacgacgacgatgatgacATTGATCTGTTCGGTAGTGATGAAGACGAAGAGGCAGATAAACTGAAAGAGCAGAGATTGAAAGAGTACGCAGAGAAGAAGGCCAAGAAACCCACCATCATCGCCAAGTCCTCCATCTTATTGGATGTCAAACCT tgggATGATGAAACAGACATGGCGAAGCTGGAGGAGTGTGTGCGCTCAGTTCAGACTGACGGTCTGTTATGGGGCACATCCAAGCTGGTTCCTGTGGGTTACGGCATCAAGAAGCTCCAGATTGCATGTGTGGTGGAGGACGACAAGGTGGGAACAGACTTGCTTGAGGAGGAGATCACCAAGTTTGAAGACTAT GTCCAGAGTGTCGATGTAGCAGCCTTTAACAAGATCTGA
- the eef1db gene encoding eukaryotic translation elongation factor 1 delta b (guanine nucleotide exchange protein) isoform X1: MMSKKIPQCSAADQSEHEPNHCQVDRSANAALGCRNKTESGQRNGETASSSPESGSLNGDGKRSGKSRRRKKRSSNPESRPEEKVDSKTKTEGKPAKKPSQPSDPRAGLMALRSECANVWFERSSYERAESLYQCWLANSSNGTTQSKRSPPARGKHSNSPSAPSSVSGLACHHGDQVACHHVVQSVWVNKTTFDQAERRFVEASMQPSIPNSLNLPSPPNRSIAPRTPDEGYQSLVLTPATPVIQQAAVTPTNRQSINGLPRIPVELLRDVWLEKPLYDRAEAAFYQKLYGNNSSKRSSCTSTSRSSDHPQSLVEEEEEEEEEDNEEAVVEEKRVVQQGKAEVFHALHPIQEEEEPAEVPEKEASSGAGVRYLLHPDSERVWLDKWRYDAAESRFHGYSGNKAVVVKKGRRPEAEASPVASTAPLRDNNMSTVDFLAQEKIWFDKPRYDEAERRFYERMNGPSQPTQDVGANTILQDIARARENIQKSLAGLKTTLCKRGTGQPPISQHSQLSTSSSSAADQGEIVSRIKSLELENQSLHKVVDNLRAALSKLECRVAVLEKSPVAVTSAPAHSVPYTNGTTVQQKTSAPVEEEDDDDDDDIDLFGSDEDEEADKLKEQRLKEYAEKKAKKPTIIAKSSILLDVKPWDDETDMAKLEECVRSVQTDGLLWGTSKLVPVGYGIKKLQIACVVEDDKVGTDLLEEEITKFEDYVQSVDVAAFNKI; this comes from the exons ATGATGTCTAAGAAGATCCCCCAGTGCTCTGCAGCCGATCAGTCAGAGCATGAACCCAACCACTGTCAGGTGGACCGGTCTGCGAACGCAGCACTGGGGTGTAGGAACAAGACTGAATCAGgccagagaaatggagagacGGCATCATCCTCCCCAGAGAGTGGTAGCTTGAATGGAGATGGAAAGCGCAGCGGGAAAAGCCGACGCCGCAAGAAACGTTCATCTAATCCTGAGAGCCGCCCTGAAGAGAAGGTAGACAGTAAGACCAAGACCGAAGGGAAGCCAGCCAAAAAGCCGAGCCAGCCATCTGACCCCCGTGCTGGTCTGATGGCTCTACGGTCGGAGTGTGCTAATGTGTGGTTTGAACGCAGCAGCTACGAGCGAGCCGAGAGCCTCTACCAGTGCTGGTTGGCAAACTCTTCCAATGGGACCACCCAATCAAAACGGTCACCTCCGGCACGAGGGAAACACTCAAACTCTCCATCCGCTCCATCTTCAGTCTCAGGACTGGCTTGCCACCATGGCGATCAGGTGGCTTGTCATCATGTTGTCCAGTCAGTGTGGGTGAACAAGACAACCTTTGACCAAGCAGAACGCCGCTTTGTTGAAGCGTCCATGCAGCCGTCCATTCCAAACTCTCTGAACCTCCCATCCCCACCTAACCGCTCCATCGCACCCAGAACTCCTGATGAAGGATATCAGTCTCTAGTTCTGACTCCTGCGACCCCTGTGATCCAGCAGGCAGCCGTCACACCAACCAATCGACAGTCGATCAACGGATTGCCTCGCATCCCAGTGGAGTTGCTTAGGGATGTGTGGCTGGAGAAACCGCTGTATGACCGTGCGGAAGCTGCCTTTTATCAGAAACTATATGGCAACAATTCCTCCAAGCGCTCCAGCTGCACCTCCACATCCAGAAGTAGCGACCATCCTCAAAGCCttgtggaagaggaggaggaggaggaagaagaagacaatGAAGAGGCGGTGGTGGAGGAAAAACGGGTGGTGCAGCAGGGTAAAGCCGAAGTCTTTCACGCTCTGCACCCGAtccaagaagaagaggagcCAGCTGAGGTCCCCGAGAAGGAAGCCTCGTCGGGGGCAGGAGTCCGTTACCTCCTTCACCCAGACAGCGAGCGGGTGTGGCTGGACAAGTGGCGTTATGATGCTGCAGAGAGCCGTTTCCATGGATACAGTGGGAATAAAGCTGTGGTGGTGAAGAAAGGTCGCAGGCCAGAGGCTGAGGCCTCACCAGTTGCCTCCACCGCCCCACTGAGGGACAA CAACATGAGCACCGTCGACTTTCTGGCCCAGGAGAAGATCTGGTTCGACAAACCTCGCTATGACGAGGCAGAGAGACGCTTCTATGAGCGCATGAATGGCCCCTCACAACCAACACAG gATGTTGGAGCTAACACCATTTTGCAAGACATTGCACGGGCCCGAGAAAACATCCAGAAATCTCTTGCAGGA CTGAAGACTACACTGTGTAAGAGAGGAACTGGTCAACCTCCCATAAGCCAACACTCCCAGCTT agcaccagcagcagcagcgccgcTGATCAAGGAGAAATCGTCTCTCGCATCAAGAGCCTAGAGCTGGAGAACCAAAGCTTACACAAAG TGGTGGATAACTTAAGGGCAGCGCTTTCCAAACTGGAATGTCGGGTAGCGGTTCTGGAGAAATCTCCTGTGGCTGTGACCTCGGCTCCCGCCCATTCTGTCCCTTACACAAAT GGCACTACCGTCCAGCAGAAAACCAGTGCCCCagttgaggaggaggacgacgacgacgatgatgacATTGATCTGTTCGGTAGTGATGAAGACGAAGAGGCAGATAAACTGAAAGAGCAGAGATTGAAAGAGTACGCAGAGAAGAAGGCCAAGAAACCCACCATCATCGCCAAGTCCTCCATCTTATTGGATGTCAAACCT tgggATGATGAAACAGACATGGCGAAGCTGGAGGAGTGTGTGCGCTCAGTTCAGACTGACGGTCTGTTATGGGGCACATCCAAGCTGGTTCCTGTGGGTTACGGCATCAAGAAGCTCCAGATTGCATGTGTGGTGGAGGACGACAAGGTGGGAACAGACTTGCTTGAGGAGGAGATCACCAAGTTTGAAGACTAT GTCCAGAGTGTCGATGTAGCAGCCTTTAACAAGATCTGA
- the pycr3 gene encoding pyrroline-5-carboxylate reductase 3 isoform X2, with protein sequence MDPEMDTQLKIGFIGAGNMAFGIAKGILSGNVLPVNVSVSAPSSRNLGRFQELGIAVTHSNIEVVCGSDVVFVAVKPHLIPLVLNEISQHVTDRHTIVSVAAGVTLATLEELLPENSVVIRLMPNLPCMVQEGALLFARGTHAKPDDGALLRSLLHRCGLVEEGPETWIDIHTGLSGSGVAFVYLFAEALAEGAVKMGMPSALAQSIASQTVLGAGRLLRDSGKHPAQLRSDVCTPGGTTIYGLHTLEQGGMRATTMSAVESATERARELGRKSAAGSRK encoded by the exons ATGGACCCTGAGATGGACACACAGCTGAAAATTGGTTTCATTGGTGCAGGGAACATGGCCTTCGGCATTGCAAAGGGCATCTTGTCCg GAAATGTTCTTCCTGTAAACGTCAGTGTGAGCGCACCATCCTCCAGGAACCTGGGACGCTTTCAG GAGCTGGGGATTGCCGTCACTCACTCCAACATCGAGGTGGTGTGTGGTTCAGATGTGGTCTTTGTGGCAGTCAAACCTCACCTGATTCCACTCGTTCTCAATGAGATCTCTCAGCACgtcactgacagacacacaattgTGTCTGTTGCAGCAGGAGTGACACTGGCAACGTTGGAGGAG CTCCTTCCTGAGAATTCAGTCGTCATCCGGCTGATGCCAAATCTGCCGTGTATGGTTCAGGAAGGGGCTCTACTGTTTGCACGGGGAACCCATGCGAAACCGGACGACGGAGCTCTGCTTCGCTCCTTGTTGCATCGTTGTGGTTTGGTGGAGGAGGGACCTGAGACCTGGATTGACATCCATACTGGATTGAGCGGGAGTGGAGTCGCTTTT GTGTATCTGTTTGCTGAGGCGCTGGCAGAAGGAGCTGTGAAGATGGGCATGCCCAGTGCTCTGGCCCAAAGCATCGCATCTCAGACTGTTCTG GGTGCTGGGAGATTGTTACGTGACTCTGGGAAGCATCCAGCTCAGCTTCGCTCTGACGTCTGCACCCCAGGTGGAACGACCATTTACGGGCTTCACACCCTGGAACAAGGCGGTATGAGGGCAACAACCATGAGCGCTGTGGAATCAGCCACGGAGCGAGCCAGGGAGCTCGGCCGGAAGTCAGCAGCGGGAAGCAGAAAGTGA